A genomic stretch from Nitrobacter winogradskyi Nb-255 includes:
- the fliP gene encoding flagellar type III secretion system pore protein FliP (The bacterial flagellar biogenesis protein FliP forms a type III secretion system (T3SS)-type pore required for flagellar assembly.) has product MSAATHPRRVSFFLILITAGSLTDPALAQDISINLGGAGNGGVTERAIQLIALLTVLSIAPSILIMMTSFTRIVVVLSLLRTALGTATAPPNSVIIALAMFLTAFVMGPTLQKSYDEGIKPLVANETTVEEALQRASVPLRGFMQKNVREQDLKLFMDLSGEPPPATPADLSLRILMPAFMISELKRAFEIGFLLFLPFLIIDLVVASVLMSMGMMMLPPVVVSLPFKLIFFVLVDGWALVAGSLVQSYGT; this is encoded by the coding sequence GTGAGCGCGGCGACCCACCCGCGTAGAGTTTCATTCTTTCTCATTCTGATCACCGCCGGATCGCTCACCGATCCGGCGTTGGCACAGGATATCAGCATCAATCTCGGCGGCGCCGGCAATGGCGGCGTCACCGAGCGTGCGATACAACTGATCGCGCTGCTCACCGTCTTGTCGATCGCGCCGTCGATCCTGATCATGATGACGTCGTTCACGCGCATCGTGGTGGTGCTGTCACTGCTGCGTACCGCGCTGGGCACGGCGACCGCGCCACCCAACTCCGTCATCATCGCGCTTGCGATGTTCCTCACCGCCTTTGTGATGGGACCGACGCTGCAGAAATCCTACGACGAGGGCATCAAGCCGCTGGTCGCCAACGAGACCACGGTTGAGGAGGCGCTGCAGCGCGCGTCCGTTCCGCTGCGCGGCTTCATGCAGAAGAACGTCCGGGAACAGGACCTCAAGCTGTTCATGGACCTGTCCGGCGAGCCGCCGCCGGCTACGCCCGCCGATCTTTCGCTGCGCATTCTGATGCCGGCCTTCATGATCTCCGAACTTAAACGCGCCTTCGAGATCGGGTTCCTGCTGTTCCTGCCGTTCCTGATCATCGATCTCGTGGTGGCGTCGGTCCTGATGTCGATGGGCATGATGATGCTGCCGCCCGTCGTGGTCTCGCTGCCGTTCAAGCTGATCTTCTTCGTGCTGGTCGATGGCTGGGCGCTGGTGGCCGGCAGTCTGGTGCAGAGCTACGGGACCTGA
- the fliE gene encoding flagellar hook-basal body complex protein FliE, translating to MASPTVAANAYASLARMMDSGAVAGKAPGGDGPSFGAVLKDVLGGVVEAGRASDAQTVAMASGKANLMDVVTAVADTDVAVSTLVSVRDRVIQSYEDIMRMPI from the coding sequence ATGGCATCGCCAACAGTCGCAGCAAACGCCTATGCAAGCCTCGCGAGGATGATGGATTCTGGCGCCGTCGCCGGCAAGGCGCCGGGTGGCGATGGTCCCTCGTTCGGGGCGGTGCTGAAGGATGTGCTCGGCGGCGTGGTGGAAGCGGGGCGCGCGTCCGACGCGCAGACCGTGGCGATGGCGTCGGGCAAGGCCAACCTGATGGACGTCGTGACAGCGGTCGCCGATACCGACGTCGCGGTGTCGACGCTGGTCTCGGTGCGCGACCGCGTCATCCAATCCTATGAAGACATCATGAGGATGCCGATCTGA
- the fliQ gene encoding flagellar biosynthesis protein FliQ, whose protein sequence is MTGAETLDVARDAIWTIVLVSGPLLGVGLIVGVAISLVQALTQIQEQTLVFVPKILAIFVTLVLALPFMADALHAEMLRISSRIIGG, encoded by the coding sequence ATGACCGGCGCTGAAACCCTGGATGTCGCGCGCGACGCGATCTGGACCATCGTTCTGGTTTCCGGACCATTGCTGGGCGTTGGCCTGATCGTCGGCGTCGCGATTTCGCTGGTGCAGGCATTGACGCAGATTCAGGAGCAGACGCTGGTGTTCGTACCGAAGATACTGGCGATCTTCGTGACGCTGGTTCTGGCGCTGCCGTTCATGGCCGACGCGCTGCACGCCGAAATGCTGCGGATTTCATCGCGAATCATCGGCGGCTGA
- a CDS encoding flagellar biosynthetic protein FliO, with translation MQAVTFVIAFIVVLALIAGAAWLVRRFAGDRLGVNANRGRMPRLAVIDAAAVDGRRRLVLVRRDNVEHLLMIGGPTDIVVEHNIVRAAPGRDQAPQRPLPGSETPRLPPLAETGWTESDSTRSIPPDHPEPTEPELPRPAPRPAFADTVRKPVAAERRSDPLADFTPEPMSRTDIRGTRPARQEPLVPRPAPAPAPLPPASDADQNLAEMAERLEAALRRPTGGKSPPATPVTSEPPPRPRGSEFSPPPASRSEPPPVAPPGPKSGFEHLENEMASLLGRTKSPS, from the coding sequence ATGCAGGCAGTCACATTCGTCATTGCATTCATTGTGGTCCTGGCGCTGATCGCCGGGGCTGCGTGGCTCGTGCGGCGATTCGCGGGAGATCGTCTGGGCGTCAACGCCAATCGCGGACGCATGCCCCGCCTGGCTGTCATCGATGCCGCCGCGGTCGACGGACGCCGGCGCCTGGTTCTGGTGCGCCGGGACAATGTCGAGCACCTGCTGATGATCGGCGGCCCGACCGACATCGTCGTCGAGCATAACATCGTGCGCGCCGCTCCCGGACGCGATCAGGCGCCGCAGCGCCCGCTGCCGGGCAGTGAAACGCCGAGGCTGCCGCCGCTGGCGGAGACGGGATGGACAGAATCCGACAGCACGCGTTCCATTCCCCCCGATCATCCCGAGCCTACGGAGCCGGAGCTGCCACGCCCGGCCCCCCGTCCAGCCTTCGCCGATACCGTGCGCAAGCCGGTCGCCGCCGAGCGCCGTAGCGACCCGCTGGCCGATTTCACCCCCGAGCCCATGAGCCGGACCGACATTCGCGGCACCCGCCCCGCCCGACAAGAGCCGCTGGTGCCGCGTCCAGCTCCGGCGCCAGCTCCACTTCCTCCCGCGTCGGACGCGGATCAAAATCTCGCGGAGATGGCGGAACGTCTCGAAGCCGCGCTCCGCCGCCCGACGGGCGGCAAATCTCCACCCGCAACGCCCGTGACTTCCGAACCCCCGCCTCGTCCGCGCGGCTCGGAATTCTCGCCTCCACCCGCATCCCGTAGCGAACCGCCACCGGTCGCTCCACCCGGTCCGAAGTCCGGGTTCGAGCATCTTGAGAACGAGATGGCGTCCCTGCTCGGGCGCACGAAGTCCCCTTCGTGA
- the flgC gene encoding flagellar basal body rod protein FlgC, translating into MADNGADFMRSMSIATSGLRAQAGRMRVISENIANANSTAQAPGGDPYRRKVPTFSSALDRALDAKVVTLGRVRPDTSTFRIKHEPGNPAADTSGNVKYPNVNPLVEMTDMRDAQRSYEANLNIISATRRMIQRTLDILKS; encoded by the coding sequence ATGGCAGACAACGGCGCCGACTTCATGCGATCGATGAGCATCGCGACGTCCGGCCTGCGAGCGCAGGCGGGAAGGATGCGGGTGATCTCGGAAAACATCGCCAACGCCAACTCAACCGCGCAGGCGCCGGGCGGCGATCCGTACCGTCGCAAGGTGCCGACCTTTTCCTCCGCTCTCGATCGTGCGCTCGATGCGAAAGTGGTGACGCTCGGCCGGGTGAGGCCTGACACGTCGACGTTCCGCATCAAGCACGAGCCGGGTAATCCGGCCGCGGACACCAGCGGCAACGTCAAGTATCCGAACGTCAATCCGCTGGTGGAGATGACCGACATGCGCGACGCGCAGCGGTCCTACGAGGCGAACCTCAACATCATCAGCGCGACACGCCGGATGATCCAGCGCACACTCGACATCCTCAAGTCCTGA
- a CDS encoding alginate export family protein — MSLMKSVVFDMTARLVLLSAIPLVAIASSPAQAQPRSHAEVQAQGDPSHTNGRNGGTQPQPEIWPKFKPSTSKPLFSLYDALGRPDNFTIRGTFRSRAEGVANAFRPAPFPRDEFANMLFGTIFAEYDTGHNVKIGGEILDARSYFQKNNSVVSALDVNAFELTQAYLNFDLSDVTGDGSKSSVTAGRFTKDVGSRRYMSRQQYRNNTNAYTGVSYDWKGANKDRWTVFWTMPHIRLPDDAQGVRDNAVEYDRESPDLQFYGSSYTFADVFGGSLELFGYGLYEQDSGTSLLNSMQTRNRRLFTPGARLFRGAKPGRFDYEFEGVYQAGLARATTAVTDTRDLDVSAYFVHAETGYTFAVPWLPRLSLIYDHASGDNGNPSTFNRFDSLFGVRREYNAPSLYGPMTRANLITPAVRLYVTPSSIWDAFVTYRAIWLDSATDVFGATQLRDRSGQSGRFAGHQIEARLRYWLIPDAILLETGAAYLVKGRFLRDAPNAPDGGDTIYGYLATQIFF, encoded by the coding sequence ATGAGTTTGATGAAGAGCGTTGTTTTCGACATGACGGCAAGGCTGGTTTTGCTGTCGGCCATTCCGCTTGTCGCCATCGCTTCGAGTCCTGCGCAGGCGCAACCTCGATCCCATGCTGAGGTACAGGCACAGGGGGATCCGAGCCATACCAATGGCCGTAACGGAGGCACCCAGCCGCAGCCGGAAATATGGCCCAAGTTCAAGCCGAGCACGTCAAAGCCGTTGTTCTCACTCTATGATGCACTAGGACGGCCCGACAACTTCACGATCCGCGGGACGTTTCGTTCCCGCGCAGAAGGAGTCGCCAACGCTTTTCGTCCAGCGCCTTTTCCGCGCGATGAATTCGCGAACATGCTTTTCGGTACGATATTCGCCGAGTACGATACCGGACACAATGTGAAGATCGGCGGGGAAATCCTGGATGCCCGCAGCTACTTCCAGAAGAATAATTCGGTGGTCTCCGCCCTCGACGTGAATGCTTTCGAGCTTACGCAGGCTTATCTCAACTTCGATCTTTCCGACGTCACAGGCGATGGATCGAAGAGCAGCGTCACCGCCGGTCGCTTCACGAAAGACGTCGGCTCGCGTCGTTATATGTCGCGTCAGCAGTATCGTAACAACACTAACGCCTACACTGGTGTTTCCTACGACTGGAAGGGTGCGAACAAGGACCGCTGGACCGTGTTCTGGACCATGCCGCACATCCGGTTGCCTGATGATGCGCAGGGCGTTCGCGATAACGCGGTCGAGTATGACCGGGAGAGTCCGGATCTTCAGTTTTACGGCAGCTCCTATACCTTTGCTGATGTATTTGGCGGATCGCTGGAGCTCTTTGGCTACGGTCTGTATGAACAGGATTCAGGCACGAGCCTGCTGAACTCGATGCAGACCCGTAACCGCCGGCTGTTCACTCCAGGCGCCCGGCTGTTTCGGGGCGCGAAGCCCGGGAGGTTCGATTATGAATTCGAGGGTGTTTATCAGGCGGGTCTGGCCCGGGCGACGACCGCCGTCACCGACACGCGCGACCTTGATGTTTCAGCCTATTTCGTTCATGCGGAGACGGGTTACACGTTTGCTGTGCCGTGGCTCCCACGGCTGTCGCTGATATACGATCACGCCAGTGGCGACAACGGCAACCCCTCCACCTTCAACCGTTTCGACAGTCTGTTCGGCGTTCGCCGTGAATACAATGCGCCGAGTCTGTACGGGCCGATGACGCGTGCGAATCTGATCACGCCGGCTGTGCGCCTTTACGTCACGCCGAGCTCGATCTGGGATGCGTTCGTTACATACCGCGCGATCTGGCTGGATAGCGCCACCGACGTCTTCGGCGCAACACAATTACGCGATCGCTCAGGTCAATCCGGCCGCTTCGCCGGCCACCAGATAGAGGCTCGCCTGCGGTATTGGCTCATCCCGGATGCCATTTTGCTCGAAACCGGGGCTGCCTACCTTGTCAAAGGCAGATTCTTGAGGGATGCGCCCAACGCGCCAGATGGGGGCGACACCATCTATGGTTATCTCGCTACGCAAATCTTCTTCTAA
- the flgB gene encoding flagellar basal body rod protein FlgB, which translates to MPLNDISALAALRTRMQWHQERQRVLAENIANSDTPNFRPHDLVEPTFDAQGGNASSGVTLAMTRTTAGQSMAGSGASAHFGQNGNGGFQTRPAGNAVSLEDQMLQVSANQMDYAAAASLYSRSLRLLKMAAGKA; encoded by the coding sequence GTGCCCCTCAACGATATTTCCGCCCTGGCGGCGCTGCGCACCCGGATGCAGTGGCATCAGGAGCGCCAGCGTGTTCTGGCCGAAAACATCGCCAACTCCGATACGCCGAATTTCAGGCCGCACGATCTCGTGGAACCGACGTTCGACGCGCAAGGCGGCAATGCTTCGAGCGGCGTGACGTTGGCGATGACCCGCACCACGGCAGGCCAGAGCATGGCCGGTTCCGGAGCGTCCGCGCATTTCGGACAGAATGGAAATGGCGGCTTTCAGACCCGTCCGGCGGGCAACGCCGTCAGTCTTGAGGATCAGATGCTCCAGGTGTCGGCCAACCAGATGGACTACGCCGCCGCGGCCTCGCTTTACAGCCGGAGCCTGCGGCTTCTGAAGATGGCCGCCGGCAAGGCGTGA